From a single Bufo bufo chromosome 9, aBufBuf1.1, whole genome shotgun sequence genomic region:
- the CCDC51 gene encoding mitochondrial potassium channel: MKHLCGLQVGIGAMKPPRLLSFPPTQRIKLLSIRALCSPASKPPDLRPPPEASGVAPLQKWVESGKTLGRNSMDKASATAMYWWARYEEFVGLVEVRDAQGKVAEAEKDFMVARGIVREARENMESQQLKLKEVRDRLDRVSRDDVQYLELATLEHKLLQEEKRLRTSYINAEESEREKFALFSASVRESHEKERTRAERTKNWSVIGSVLGALIGVMGSTYINRIRLQELKNLLLEAQKGPISLQEAIHEHASVHQSQQKDLGDLIVALRNAVPADLPPSQDPQIANTGSSAVGQVLSAIKEHMAYAKETGKSLEGLQQICGGLEKSLGKVATEMQNAKSKVSLKTTEGSVLGPGGGGQGGSLQDIILELSEAEQRLGSQINRNSLYSTALTCAALAVAFPVLYVLLKGN, translated from the exons ATGAAACATCTCTGTGGCTTACAAGTTGGCATTGGTGCCATGAAGCCTCCTCGCCTTCTATCTTTTCCGCCAACCCAAAGAATCAAATTGCTGAGTATAAGGGCGCTGTGCTCCCCTGCATCCAAGCCTCCAGACCTCCGACCCCCTCCTGAGGCCTCTGGCGTCGCCCCCTTACAGAAATGGGTGGAAAGCGGTAAAACTCTGGGTAGGAATTCCATGGACAAAGCATCTGCCACGGCCATGTACTGGTGGGCCCGATACGAGGAGTTTGTAGGACTTGTAGAAGTTAGAGACGCTCAAGGGAAGGTGGCTGAG GCAGAGAAGGACTTCATGGTGGCTCGCGGAATAGTGCGGGAGGCTCGTGAAAACATGGAATCCCAGCAGCTGAAGCTGAAGGAAGTGCGGGATCGCCTGGACAGAGTGTCTCGTGACGACGTCCAGTATTTGGAGCTCGCCACTCTGGAGCATAAACTTCTGCAG GAAGAAAAAAGATTAAGAACTTCATACATCAACGCCGAGGAGTCGGAACGAGAGAAGTTCGCTCTTTTCTccgcctccgtgagggagagtcACGAAAAAGAAAGGACCAGAGCGGAGCGGACTAAAAACTGGTCCGTCATCGGCTCCGTGCTGGGGGCCCTCATCGGGGTCATGGGATCAACTTATATTAACCGCATCCGGCTCCAGGAGTTGAAGAATTTGCTCCTGGAAGCTCAGAAGGGACCAATCAGCTTACAGGAGGCGATCCACGAGCACGCGTCCGTGCACCAATCCCAGCAGAAGGATTTGGGAGACCTCATTGTAGCATTAAGAAACGCGGTACCTGCTGACCTGCCGCCATCTCAAGACCCTCAGATTGCCAACACGGGGTCTTCGGCAGTAGGTCAGGTGTTATCGGCCATTAAGGAGCACATGGCCTATGCTAAAGAAACGGGGAAAAGCTTGGAAGGTTTGCAGCAGATCTGTGGAGGCCTGGAGAAGAGTCTTGGTAAGGTGGCAACTGAGATGCAGAATGCAAAGTCCAAGGTTTCCTTGAAGACCACAGAAGGGTCAGTCCTCGGCCCTGGTGGCGGAGGGCAAGGAGGTTCCCTCCAGGACATTATACTTGAATTATCTGAGGCCGAGCAGAGGCTGGGCTCCCAGATCAATAGGAATTCCCTGTACAGCACGGCGCTGACCTGCGCTGCACTCGCCGTCGCATTCCCAGTATTGTACGTTTTACTTAAAGGAAATTAA